From the genome of Fimbriimonadaceae bacterium, one region includes:
- a CDS encoding M55 family metallopeptidase, whose translation MKIYISADIEGVTGLVSWSQCGRPSGDHYDYRWARERMIADVNAAVRGARSAGATDILVKDSHGNSKNLILSDLEPGVELVSGHGSGNDGMMQGIDGSFHAAMLIGYHAMAGTQGGIMEHTISGRVHRMRINGMPAGEMAMSAGVAGRYGVPIVAVSSDRAGCVEAQALVPGVQAAEVKEGYGRYMGCCLPVEEAESLIEQTAAEGVRRAKAIQPWTTNSPVTFEIEFNRSEEADMAAKLVGCVRQDAYTVSYTGPDYETAHTAAWNLIQLAGLGPQAHD comes from the coding sequence ATGAAAATCTACATCTCTGCCGACATTGAAGGCGTCACCGGGCTCGTCTCCTGGTCGCAGTGCGGACGCCCGAGCGGCGACCACTACGACTACCGCTGGGCCAGAGAACGCATGATCGCCGACGTCAACGCCGCGGTCCGAGGAGCGCGCAGCGCGGGCGCGACCGATATCCTCGTCAAAGACTCGCATGGCAACTCCAAGAACCTGATCCTAAGCGATCTTGAGCCTGGAGTTGAGCTGGTGAGCGGGCATGGCAGCGGCAACGACGGGATGATGCAGGGGATTGACGGCAGCTTCCACGCCGCAATGCTGATCGGTTACCACGCGATGGCCGGAACGCAGGGCGGGATTATGGAGCACACGATCTCGGGACGCGTCCACCGGATGCGCATCAACGGGATGCCTGCCGGGGAGATGGCAATGAGCGCAGGCGTGGCGGGGCGATACGGGGTGCCGATCGTCGCCGTCAGCAGCGACCGAGCGGGATGCGTCGAAGCTCAGGCCCTGGTTCCCGGAGTACAGGCTGCCGAAGTGAAGGAGGGGTACGGACGCTACATGGGCTGCTGTCTGCCCGTTGAGGAGGCGGAAAGCCTGATCGAGCAGACCGCTGCCGAGGGGGTACGCAGGGCGAAGGCGATCCAGCCGTGGACGACTAACAGTCCGGTGACCTTCGAGATCGAATTCAACCGTAGCGAAGAGGCGGACATGGCGGCCAAGCTTGTGGGATGTGTGCGACAAGACGCTTACACCGTGTCTTACACGGGGCCAGATTACGAAACTGCCCACACTGCAGCATGGAATCTGATCCAGCTTGCAGGGTTGGGCCCGCAAGCGCACGATTAA
- a CDS encoding preprotein translocase subunit SecA, which translates to MQFLRKYFDTSKKDVVGIQPIVQAINEFEPAMESLSDAELSAKTVEFKKRLADGETLDQLLPEAFAAVREVSRRTLGMRQFDVQMVGGVVLHQGRIAEMKTGEGKTLVAVAPMYLNALTGLGTHLVTVNDYLARRDAVWMGPIYHTLGMTIGIIQGHGEDNDERGGSYRYVPGADETGDPRYLNLVPCSRREAYLCDIVYGTNHEYGFDYLRDNMAFSVDVLNQRTLNYAIIDEVDSILIDEARTPHIISGPSMDDVSLYMRVDAVVRNLKNEEHYTFDKKNHSVSMTEEGMDLAEELLDIGNLANEPKLMHHVNAAVKAYALFDKDVEYVVRAGEVILVDENTGRLMFGRRLSDGLHQALEAKEKVPVQRESQTIAVITFQNLFRLYNKLSGMTGTAKTEEDEFRKIYGLDVVTVPTHRPMIRKDQPDIIFKSEEAKFRGIAWEILRLYTKQQPVLVGTRSIEMSERVSSRLEADILQKLVLSARLRHHLEVKKDVPKELKEDAERIVVEPLKEAKKQDYASIFSKMDVDTDALSDASIEFCLEQFKLDEDDREFLDEALRHGIPHNVLNAKFHEREAIIIAEAGRKGGVTIATNMAGRGVDILLGGRVQDDLVVKARDSKGDAHFEQDFASTFASFRRGGKERAAPPLPLSDQERSDRADEVRDRGGMYILGTERHESRRIDNQLRGRAGRQGDPGESRFFVSLEDQLWKIFNAKMLENPMLKAWPELEEVNAKFLSKMIEKTQERIENHFFEARKHVLEYDDVLNAQREHVYGMRRDILLGKHIREDVITYVKDMVTELVRNSWDFDDNGVRVYDYENLYEELNDVFPLLDYAKVSDLEAIPPDERLEDYCTKLAMDEYRRKAERLGDEMMGYLEQQVMLHAVNDKWMDHLQMIDYIREGINLRSYAQQDPLVAYKKETYDLFQTTLRLIRDHAVRTIFRAEIEQQQAGRPADDTPQMVRVEEEPVAVAAGAQPTMKSMTSSSQVDLDSIDWKKVGRNDVCPCGSGKKFKACHYPLLRQAGVL; encoded by the coding sequence ATGCAATTTCTACGTAAATATTTCGACACCAGCAAAAAGGATGTTGTCGGCATCCAGCCAATCGTTCAAGCCATTAATGAGTTTGAGCCGGCGATGGAATCGTTGTCCGACGCGGAGCTCTCCGCAAAAACCGTTGAATTCAAAAAGCGTCTGGCCGACGGTGAAACACTCGACCAGCTTTTGCCCGAAGCCTTTGCTGCCGTCCGCGAAGTAAGTCGTCGGACTCTCGGCATGCGCCAGTTCGACGTGCAGATGGTCGGTGGTGTTGTGCTTCATCAAGGCCGAATCGCCGAAATGAAAACGGGTGAAGGTAAGACGCTCGTCGCCGTGGCGCCGATGTATCTGAATGCGCTCACCGGGCTAGGCACCCACCTCGTTACGGTTAATGACTACCTTGCTCGTCGCGACGCCGTTTGGATGGGGCCGATCTATCACACCCTTGGCATGACGATCGGCATTATTCAGGGCCACGGTGAAGACAACGATGAGCGCGGTGGAAGCTATCGCTACGTTCCAGGTGCTGACGAGACGGGCGACCCACGCTACCTGAATCTGGTTCCCTGCAGCAGGCGCGAAGCCTACCTTTGCGACATCGTCTATGGCACGAACCACGAGTACGGTTTTGATTATCTGCGCGACAATATGGCGTTCTCGGTTGATGTTCTCAACCAACGAACCCTTAACTACGCGATCATCGACGAGGTCGACTCAATCCTCATCGACGAGGCACGTACTCCACACATCATCAGCGGTCCGTCTATGGACGATGTCTCGCTTTATATGCGCGTGGACGCTGTGGTTCGCAATCTTAAGAACGAAGAGCATTACACGTTCGACAAGAAAAACCACTCGGTAAGCATGACCGAAGAGGGCATGGACCTTGCGGAGGAGTTGCTGGACATTGGCAACCTGGCGAATGAGCCAAAGTTGATGCACCACGTGAACGCGGCTGTTAAAGCCTATGCCCTATTTGACAAGGACGTCGAATACGTCGTTCGTGCGGGTGAAGTTATCCTCGTTGACGAGAATACGGGCCGTCTGATGTTTGGGCGAAGGCTCTCTGATGGATTGCATCAAGCGCTTGAGGCGAAGGAGAAGGTGCCGGTTCAGCGCGAAAGCCAGACCATCGCCGTCATCACGTTCCAAAACCTATTCCGACTCTATAACAAGCTCTCCGGTATGACGGGTACGGCCAAGACCGAAGAGGACGAGTTCCGCAAAATCTACGGCCTTGACGTGGTTACCGTGCCAACCCACCGTCCCATGATCCGTAAGGATCAGCCCGACATCATCTTCAAATCGGAAGAGGCAAAGTTTAGGGGTATCGCTTGGGAGATTCTGCGGCTGTACACCAAGCAGCAGCCTGTGCTGGTCGGGACACGTTCGATTGAAATGTCCGAGCGCGTTTCGTCTCGACTTGAGGCAGACATTCTGCAAAAGCTTGTGCTTTCGGCTCGTCTGCGGCACCATCTTGAGGTCAAGAAAGACGTTCCCAAAGAGCTAAAAGAGGATGCTGAGCGTATCGTTGTCGAGCCATTGAAGGAGGCCAAGAAGCAGGACTATGCAAGCATCTTCAGCAAGATGGATGTCGATACCGACGCCCTTTCAGACGCTTCCATTGAGTTTTGTCTTGAGCAGTTCAAGCTCGATGAAGATGACCGCGAATTCTTAGACGAAGCGCTTCGGCATGGTATCCCCCACAACGTCCTTAATGCGAAATTCCACGAACGGGAAGCCATCATTATCGCCGAAGCTGGTCGTAAGGGTGGCGTCACAATCGCGACCAACATGGCCGGTCGTGGTGTGGACATCCTCCTCGGTGGTCGTGTTCAGGACGACCTTGTCGTCAAAGCAAGAGATTCCAAGGGCGACGCTCACTTCGAGCAGGACTTCGCGTCTACATTCGCGAGCTTCCGACGTGGCGGCAAAGAGCGCGCTGCCCCCCCACTGCCTCTGAGCGATCAAGAGAGAAGCGACAGAGCGGACGAGGTTCGAGATCGAGGTGGAATGTATATCCTCGGTACCGAACGACACGAAAGCCGTCGTATTGATAACCAGCTTCGTGGACGAGCTGGCCGTCAAGGCGACCCTGGCGAAAGCCGATTCTTCGTCTCGCTAGAGGACCAGCTTTGGAAGATCTTTAATGCGAAGATGCTGGAAAACCCAATGCTCAAGGCTTGGCCCGAGCTCGAAGAGGTCAATGCGAAGTTCCTGAGCAAGATGATCGAGAAAACCCAGGAAAGGATTGAAAACCACTTCTTCGAAGCCCGTAAGCACGTTCTCGAATACGACGACGTTCTAAACGCCCAACGCGAGCATGTGTATGGCATGCGCCGCGACATTCTATTGGGCAAACACATCCGCGAAGATGTGATCACTTACGTCAAGGACATGGTCACCGAGTTGGTACGCAATAGTTGGGACTTCGACGACAACGGCGTTCGAGTGTACGACTACGAGAACCTCTACGAAGAACTGAACGATGTGTTTCCGCTTCTCGACTATGCCAAGGTTTCAGACCTTGAGGCGATTCCGCCGGACGAGCGACTGGAAGATTACTGCACCAAGCTCGCGATGGACGAATATCGACGCAAGGCCGAGCGCCTTGGCGATGAGATGATGGGTTATCTCGAACAGCAAGTCATGCTTCACGCTGTAAACGACAAGTGGATGGATCACCTCCAAATGATCGACTACATTCGAGAAGGCATTAACTTGCGATCATACGCACAGCAGGACCCGCTCGTGGCTTACAAAAAGGAGACGTACGATCTTTTCCAAACTACGCTGCGATTGATCCGCGATCACGCTGTCCGAACCATCTTCCGAGCCGAGATTGAACAGCAGCAGGCTGGTCGACCGGCAGATGACACCCCACAGATGGTGCGTGTGGAGGAGGAGCCCGTCGCGGTTGCCGCAGGCGCTCAGCCTACGATGAAGTCGATGACATCAAGTTCTCAGGTCGATCTAGATTCGATCGACTGGAAGAAAGTTGGCCGAAATGATGTCTGCCCGTGCGGAAGCGGTAAGAAGTTCAAAGCTTGCCACTATCCGCTGCTGAGACAGGCTGGCGTGCTTTGA
- a CDS encoding MFS transporter → MTEAVDSAPWWKGLTKTMWLVLIVAWLGWVFDIFDSALFAFAKGPMLKELLSTPDAMARKDEIDGLMQLVFLIGWAIGGLIFGVMADRWGRARTMTLTILLYCLFTGLTGLCQTWEQVAVIRFLTALGIGGEWAAGAALIAETVPNKARAGAAALLQTAAAFGPWLASLANYALTSAWAAYELDQATFWRWLFVVGILPAFLTVVIRFKIKEPERWTEAQKQESKTSTLEPIKEMFVHPIWRRNVIVAMIIGAVGIAGAGNIAYWLPNLVEQVSKGLSPEDISARKSYATSIMHVGTFLGVLLVPWLCTKVGRRPTLFAFFILAPISVFVALNIGFSYTNLLVFGPLMAFLAIGLTATFGLYFPELFPTRFRATGSGFAYNVARIMQAPLPWLTGLLIAAGRGSPAHGVTLAAGVYLIGLLALPFAPETKGKELPEG, encoded by the coding sequence ATGACAGAAGCTGTCGATTCAGCACCATGGTGGAAGGGACTCACCAAGACGATGTGGCTCGTCCTGATCGTGGCTTGGCTGGGGTGGGTCTTCGACATCTTCGACTCCGCACTGTTCGCCTTTGCCAAAGGGCCGATGCTCAAGGAACTGCTTTCCACGCCTGACGCAATGGCGCGAAAAGACGAGATTGACGGTCTGATGCAACTCGTGTTCTTGATTGGCTGGGCAATCGGTGGACTCATCTTCGGAGTGATGGCTGATCGGTGGGGTCGTGCCCGCACCATGACCCTGACCATTCTCCTCTACTGCCTCTTCACAGGGCTCACCGGACTTTGCCAGACATGGGAGCAGGTTGCCGTTATCCGATTCCTTACGGCCTTGGGCATCGGCGGAGAGTGGGCGGCCGGTGCGGCGTTAATCGCCGAGACGGTGCCCAACAAAGCCCGGGCGGGGGCTGCGGCCCTCTTGCAGACCGCCGCAGCGTTCGGGCCCTGGCTGGCATCTCTGGCGAACTATGCCCTTACGTCGGCTTGGGCCGCCTACGAACTCGATCAGGCAACCTTTTGGCGATGGCTGTTTGTCGTTGGTATCCTGCCGGCATTCTTGACCGTCGTCATACGTTTCAAGATCAAGGAGCCGGAAAGATGGACTGAGGCCCAAAAGCAAGAGTCGAAGACAAGCACCCTTGAGCCGATCAAAGAGATGTTCGTACACCCGATATGGAGACGCAACGTCATCGTCGCAATGATTATTGGCGCCGTAGGGATTGCAGGAGCAGGCAACATCGCCTACTGGCTTCCAAACTTGGTTGAGCAGGTGAGCAAGGGACTCAGCCCAGAAGACATCAGCGCAAGGAAGTCATACGCGACGAGCATTATGCATGTCGGCACCTTCCTTGGCGTGTTGCTTGTGCCGTGGTTGTGCACGAAGGTCGGACGCAGACCAACTCTATTTGCGTTCTTTATCCTTGCTCCCATAAGCGTATTTGTGGCTCTCAATATTGGCTTTAGCTATACCAATCTGCTGGTCTTCGGTCCTCTGATGGCCTTCCTTGCGATCGGCCTGACAGCAACCTTTGGGCTGTACTTCCCCGAGCTGTTCCCAACTCGATTTCGAGCAACGGGCAGCGGTTTTGCCTACAACGTGGCGAGGATCATGCAGGCGCCCTTACCCTGGCTCACAGGGTTGTTGATCGCCGCAGGAAGAGGCTCGCCCGCGCACGGAGTAACGCTTGCGGCAGGTGTGTACCTGATAGGATTGCTTGCCCTTCCCTTTGCGCCAGAGACGAAAGGGAAAGAGTTGCCGGAGGGGTAG
- a CDS encoding TlpA family protein disulfide reductase, with product MMKIRKMFAVSALVAAILCVCAGFILASDFKSAFADYKAKREELFNRGNVTVKDIEVLHDNFFSKIEIDKLSVAEIDELSNFSMFAYEKWISKTKSRLDILAKAPTVEGAWASALVLTVTGGGRYDDTSLSGEDRAKYAEAFFAHPKLNDLLASNEMSAALNAFSLCPADLRLKHKGVILSLGDRMAANPTAKTAMAASDYWGLVQSMTKEGTERQAARKKIAACVEGALKLNGENAPDEKQKEWLRKISMQINGASAKGELVGYDAPSMEFIWSSIPGTKTLADLKGKVVIIDFWATWCGPCIASFPKIREVQAHYKGYDVVVLGVTSIQGSVLGLSKEEPQIDCKGNPEKEMNLMPDWMKAKEVTWDVAFSKQDVFNPDFGVYGIPSMAIIDAAGKVRYAGMHPSSVSFEKKKEMIDGLLKEAGKKTPGN from the coding sequence ATGATGAAAATAAGAAAGATGTTCGCTGTGTCCGCGCTTGTCGCGGCAATCCTCTGCGTCTGTGCCGGATTCATTCTGGCTTCCGACTTCAAGTCGGCCTTTGCTGACTACAAGGCCAAGCGAGAGGAACTGTTCAATAGGGGCAACGTGACCGTCAAGGATATCGAAGTCCTTCACGACAACTTCTTCTCCAAGATTGAGATTGACAAGCTGTCTGTCGCGGAGATCGACGAACTATCGAACTTCAGCATGTTCGCCTACGAAAAGTGGATCAGCAAAACCAAGTCAAGGCTGGACATTCTTGCAAAGGCTCCAACTGTCGAAGGGGCATGGGCTTCAGCGCTCGTCCTTACCGTGACAGGAGGAGGTCGGTACGACGACACTTCGCTGAGCGGCGAAGACCGTGCTAAGTACGCTGAAGCTTTCTTCGCTCATCCTAAATTGAATGACCTACTGGCATCCAATGAAATGAGCGCGGCATTGAATGCCTTCAGTTTGTGCCCCGCTGACCTGCGCCTCAAGCATAAGGGCGTGATCCTATCGTTGGGCGACCGGATGGCGGCAAACCCCACAGCAAAGACCGCCATGGCGGCAAGCGACTACTGGGGACTTGTACAGAGCATGACGAAGGAAGGCACCGAGCGACAAGCCGCGCGAAAGAAGATCGCGGCCTGTGTGGAAGGCGCGTTGAAGCTTAATGGCGAGAATGCACCCGACGAGAAGCAGAAGGAGTGGCTCAGGAAGATTAGCATGCAGATCAACGGTGCTTCCGCAAAGGGCGAGCTGGTTGGTTACGATGCTCCCAGCATGGAGTTCATCTGGTCTTCGATTCCTGGTACCAAGACCCTCGCCGATCTCAAAGGCAAGGTTGTTATCATAGACTTCTGGGCCACCTGGTGCGGACCATGCATCGCGTCTTTCCCGAAGATTCGTGAAGTTCAAGCACACTACAAGGGCTACGACGTCGTCGTTTTGGGTGTGACCAGCATCCAGGGTTCGGTATTAGGTCTGAGCAAGGAGGAGCCGCAGATTGACTGCAAAGGCAATCCAGAAAAAGAGATGAATCTAATGCCGGACTGGATGAAGGCCAAGGAGGTCACGTGGGATGTGGCGTTCAGCAAGCAGGACGTCTTCAATCCCGATTTCGGCGTGTACGGCATCCCCAGCATGGCGATTATCGACGCCGCCGGCAAGGTCCGCTATGCGGGCATGCACCCGTCCTCGGTTTCGTTTGAGAAGAAGAAAGAGATGATCGACGGGCTGTTGAAGGAAGCAGGCAAGAAGACGCCGGGCAACTAG
- the hutU gene encoding urocanate hydratase — translation MPTKTPVRAPRGTQLCCKGWHQEAAMRMLMNNLDPEVAERPDDLIVYGGTGKAARNWDCFHAIVRSLQSLENDETLLVQSGKPVGIFHTHDLAPRVLIANSNLVGRWSHWEHFLELERKGLMMYGQMTAGSWIYIGSQGIVQGTFETFAACADQHFGGSLKGKLVVSGGMGGMGGAQPLAATMNGASFLGIDVDPTRIEKRLKSGYCDMIAYTLDEAMEMLEGRPAISVGLVGNCADVLPEMVRRGIVPDVLTDQTSAHDPLNGYVPNGMTLAEAQELRQSDPETYTKKSVDAMGVHVQAMLNLKSLGAVTFDYGNNIRAFAEQAGVRNAFDIPGFVPEYIRPLFCEGKGPFRWAALSGSPEDIARTDKLALEMFPHNETLKRWMTLAQERIHFQGLPSRICWLGYGERAEFGLAMNDLVRKGEVQAPLVIGRDHLDCGSVASPNRETEAMKDGTDAVADWALLNALVNTAAGASWVSLHNGGGVGIGYSQHAGMVVVADGTDNSAFRLERVLTSDPGMGIVRHVDAGYEKASEVAQAKGVKIPMEP, via the coding sequence ATGCCAACAAAGACCCCTGTCCGCGCCCCCCGAGGAACCCAACTATGCTGCAAAGGCTGGCACCAGGAAGCCGCCATGCGGATGCTCATGAACAACCTCGACCCCGAGGTCGCCGAGCGCCCCGACGACCTTATCGTCTATGGGGGTACCGGGAAGGCCGCGCGGAACTGGGACTGCTTCCACGCCATCGTGCGCTCGCTGCAGAGTCTGGAGAACGACGAGACGCTGCTGGTCCAATCCGGCAAGCCGGTCGGCATTTTCCACACCCACGACCTTGCCCCTCGCGTCCTCATCGCCAACTCGAATCTGGTGGGGCGGTGGTCGCACTGGGAGCACTTCCTGGAGCTGGAGCGAAAGGGCCTGATGATGTACGGCCAGATGACGGCGGGCTCGTGGATCTACATCGGCTCGCAGGGGATCGTCCAGGGCACGTTTGAGACCTTCGCGGCCTGCGCCGACCAGCACTTTGGCGGCTCGCTGAAGGGCAAGCTAGTGGTCAGCGGCGGCATGGGAGGCATGGGCGGCGCTCAGCCCCTCGCCGCGACGATGAACGGCGCGTCCTTCCTTGGCATCGATGTGGACCCCACCCGCATCGAAAAGCGGCTGAAGAGCGGCTATTGCGACATGATCGCCTACACGCTGGATGAGGCGATGGAAATGCTGGAAGGCAGACCAGCGATCTCGGTCGGCTTGGTGGGCAACTGTGCCGATGTCCTGCCGGAGATGGTCCGGCGCGGGATTGTTCCCGACGTCCTTACCGACCAGACCAGCGCCCACGACCCGCTTAACGGCTACGTGCCCAACGGAATGACCCTTGCCGAAGCCCAGGAGTTGAGGCAAAGCGACCCCGAGACGTACACCAAGAAGTCGGTAGATGCGATGGGGGTTCACGTTCAGGCGATGCTGAATCTTAAGTCGCTCGGAGCGGTCACCTTCGACTACGGGAATAACATCCGCGCGTTTGCTGAGCAAGCCGGTGTACGCAACGCTTTCGATATCCCCGGCTTCGTTCCCGAGTACATCCGTCCGCTGTTCTGCGAAGGGAAGGGGCCGTTCCGCTGGGCGGCGTTATCCGGCTCGCCAGAAGACATAGCCCGAACCGATAAGCTCGCCTTGGAGATGTTCCCCCACAACGAGACCCTGAAGCGGTGGATGACCCTTGCCCAAGAGCGAATTCACTTCCAAGGCTTGCCGTCTCGCATCTGCTGGCTGGGTTATGGCGAACGGGCTGAATTTGGGTTGGCGATGAACGATTTGGTGCGAAAAGGCGAAGTGCAGGCTCCGCTCGTGATCGGGCGCGACCACCTGGACTGCGGCTCCGTCGCCTCCCCCAACCGCGAAACGGAAGCCATGAAGGACGGCACCGACGCAGTTGCAGACTGGGCCTTGCTGAACGCGCTTGTCAATACGGCTGCCGGAGCCTCTTGGGTGTCGCTGCATAACGGCGGTGGCGTGGGGATAGGTTATTCCCAGCATGCGGGCATGGTTGTGGTCGCGGATGGGACGGACAACTCGGCTTTCCGACTGGAGCGCGTACTGACCTCCGACCCCGGTATGGGCATCGTCCGGCATGTGGACGCAGGTTATGAGAAGGCGTCGGAAGTGGCGCAGGCAAAGGGCGTGAAGATTCCGATGGAGCCTTAA
- a CDS encoding helix-turn-helix domain-containing protein translates to MRSHSKIGVSLPHTRLAKAIRVRRRDLGLTQTEAAELAGCTRLFVSEVERGKQTVRFDKLLNLLQVLGLQLALETGKSKLEVRVDAEIDGN, encoded by the coding sequence ATGCGTTCACATTCAAAGATAGGTGTTTCTCTGCCGCATACCCGCCTGGCAAAGGCCATTCGCGTGCGGCGGCGAGATCTCGGTCTAACTCAAACCGAGGCGGCTGAGCTTGCCGGGTGCACTCGGCTCTTTGTGTCGGAAGTGGAGCGCGGCAAGCAGACGGTGAGGTTCGACAAGCTACTCAATCTGTTGCAGGTGCTGGGGCTGCAGCTTGCGCTGGAGACGGGCAAGTCAAAGCTGGAGGTCAGAGTCGATGCTGAGATCGACGGAAATTGA
- a CDS encoding HipA domain-containing protein: MLRSTEIERVSIYCDGVLCGELRRTPKGSAFQYDRAFLTREEKPLRGIAVHLPYRESPYITQGVNLHTFFAGLLPEGLRLEAIIAKARTSRDDLFSLFVEAGPDSVGDVYGVPAGQTVDPDIATVDLAKIQGAGFDELEEGFVSGARDASIPGVQAKLSAGRINQPIGSTQSFGPSILKLAPRSYPRLVENEYFFLNLGAKCGMAVPKVEIVHDRRDRSGLIVWRFDRDEDLASGTIRRIHQEDACQLANRYSADKYRLTMREIAEAICEHCDTPAVSLYKLAKLCIFSYLIGNGDLHAKNISVFRRKQNGPLTLTPAYDLVSTLAYPDLDTRMALQLDGKDDNIKKRDFAAFFERHGLKASIVESEVEQIANGVGAALTDLPEIGLDEKTTARMTRIMQERIARL; this comes from the coding sequence ATGCTGAGATCGACGGAAATTGAGAGAGTTTCGATCTACTGCGACGGAGTTCTTTGCGGGGAGCTTCGTCGGACGCCGAAGGGTTCGGCTTTCCAGTACGACAGAGCATTTCTCACACGGGAAGAAAAGCCGCTACGCGGCATTGCGGTCCACCTGCCGTATCGCGAATCTCCTTACATCACCCAAGGCGTCAATCTCCACACCTTCTTTGCCGGTCTACTCCCAGAGGGGCTCCGGCTCGAAGCGATCATCGCCAAGGCTCGGACATCGCGAGACGACCTCTTCTCTCTGTTTGTCGAGGCGGGACCAGATTCAGTTGGAGACGTCTACGGCGTACCGGCGGGGCAGACGGTCGATCCCGATATCGCCACCGTGGATCTTGCCAAAATTCAGGGGGCAGGCTTCGACGAGCTTGAAGAGGGGTTCGTCTCAGGGGCGCGGGATGCGAGCATCCCTGGTGTGCAGGCGAAGCTGTCTGCCGGTCGTATCAACCAGCCAATTGGTTCTACTCAAAGCTTCGGGCCTTCTATTTTGAAACTTGCGCCAAGGTCTTACCCGCGTCTCGTCGAGAACGAATACTTCTTTTTGAACTTGGGTGCAAAGTGCGGCATGGCAGTGCCAAAAGTAGAGATCGTTCATGACCGACGAGATCGTAGCGGCTTGATTGTCTGGCGATTTGACCGGGATGAAGACCTCGCCAGTGGAACCATCAGGAGAATCCACCAGGAAGATGCCTGTCAGTTGGCAAACCGCTACTCAGCTGACAAGTATCGGCTGACAATGAGGGAGATCGCGGAGGCGATTTGCGAGCACTGCGACACACCAGCCGTATCGCTCTACAAGCTGGCTAAGCTCTGCATCTTCAGCTATCTCATCGGCAACGGAGACCTTCACGCCAAGAACATCAGTGTCTTTCGCAGGAAGCAGAACGGCCCGCTGACGCTGACCCCGGCATACGACCTTGTCTCGACACTGGCCTATCCCGATCTGGATACAAGGATGGCACTGCAATTAGATGGCAAGGACGACAATATCAAGAAGCGCGACTTTGCCGCATTCTTTGAAAGGCATGGGCTTAAGGCATCGATTGTGGAATCGGAGGTTGAACAGATCGCAAACGGAGTCGGGGCAGCCTTGACTGACTTACCAGAAATCGGACTTGACGAAAAGACGACGGCGCGGATGACGCGCATCATGCAAGAGCGCATTGCAAGGCTTTAA
- a CDS encoding redoxin domain-containing protein, translating to MISLLLPFALMLNQTDGKAALQAWQTKLKSAQTLTGSLVVDGGPFSDKVDFQLMKPNLGRSVSKSSERVSDGAISYDFNREDKTYFKMKSAGMPFVTTLFFGFEAFYGDEGDFEYKKETKEKVNGEDVTAVTLGLIPGRLLIVGFESNGGPPIGITGAGYTVKLYFKAKGEAPLGFELNMPDQVIKGAYRNIKLNEKLDIKSFAWVPPKGAKETKLDELDDVEAKLLPVGSKAPDFTLKTHDGKTIKLSEYVKDKKATLLNFWYWGCAGCLIEFPHLEKLNTSLKGKGLGLLTLNLLDDAATVKKYYAEGKFTLPCLLMKDAKVDIPKQYGVLAYPTNYIVDKNMKILYRATGEYLDDIKATLTKAGVK from the coding sequence ATGATCAGTCTCCTTTTGCCATTTGCCCTGATGCTGAATCAGACCGACGGAAAAGCCGCCTTGCAGGCCTGGCAGACAAAGCTTAAGTCTGCTCAAACGCTTACCGGGTCACTCGTCGTGGACGGCGGTCCTTTCAGTGACAAGGTCGATTTTCAGCTCATGAAGCCAAACTTGGGTCGCTCGGTCTCGAAAAGCTCAGAGCGTGTCAGTGACGGTGCAATTTCATACGACTTCAATCGAGAAGACAAAACCTACTTCAAGATGAAGTCTGCTGGTATGCCGTTCGTCACCACCCTCTTCTTTGGGTTCGAGGCTTTCTACGGGGATGAGGGCGATTTCGAGTACAAGAAGGAAACGAAAGAGAAGGTCAATGGAGAGGATGTAACGGCGGTCACCCTCGGTCTAATTCCAGGGCGGCTCCTCATTGTTGGATTCGAATCCAATGGAGGGCCACCCATCGGCATTACAGGCGCAGGCTATACGGTCAAGCTCTACTTTAAAGCAAAGGGTGAAGCCCCCCTCGGATTTGAACTCAATATGCCCGATCAAGTCATCAAAGGCGCTTACCGGAACATAAAGCTCAATGAAAAGCTGGATATCAAATCTTTCGCGTGGGTGCCGCCAAAAGGGGCTAAGGAGACCAAGCTGGACGAGCTTGACGATGTTGAAGCCAAGCTTCTCCCAGTGGGTTCAAAAGCGCCAGACTTCACCTTAAAGACTCACGACGGCAAGACGATCAAGCTCAGCGAGTACGTGAAAGACAAGAAAGCCACACTTCTCAATTTTTGGTATTGGGGCTGTGCGGGATGCTTGATCGAATTCCCACATCTGGAAAAACTCAACACCTCCCTTAAAGGCAAGGGCCTGGGGCTGCTAACTTTGAATCTGCTTGATGACGCGGCAACTGTGAAGAAATACTACGCTGAAGGGAAATTCACTCTGCCATGCCTGCTGATGAAAGATGCTAAGGTCGACATTCCCAAGCAGTACGGAGTTCTCGCCTATCCGACAAATTACATCGTCGACAAAAACATGAAGATCCTTTACAGAGCTACCGGCGAGTATCTTGACGACATCAAAGCCACGCTTACCAAAGCTGGCGTGAAGTAA